From one Oncorhynchus keta strain PuntledgeMale-10-30-2019 chromosome 30, Oket_V2, whole genome shotgun sequence genomic stretch:
- the LOC118380499 gene encoding E3 ubiquitin-protein ligase RLIM isoform X5 yields the protein MEGSDSSEPGASDQPEAQRRRQRDRLDREEAFYQFVNNLSEADYRLMRDNNLLGTPGEITAEELLSRLQQIKDGPEQQQPSINTSETGEATGELAEGPEDPSNGDTLLDWLNTVRRTGNTTRSGHRGNQSWRAVSRTNPNSGDFRFSLEINVNRNLAEQQARAEGEAEAQEEAPTRAPGNGVEVQPEAEVPMETGEVLEEPVVEEMAVIVEPEAEMEPVADVEAEPVADVEAEPVADIEAEPVADVEAEPVADVEAEPVADVEAEPVADVEAEPVADVEAEPVAEVEAEAEVEAELEAEVEAELEAEVEAELEAEVEAELEAEVEAELEAEVEAEPEAEVEAEPEAEVEAEPEAEVEAEPEAEVEAEPEAEVEADPEAELEAEMVPELVVEVVPQLPSPVTTTPPVSRPASPLVQAPPAAPAPPSPPPEEPPRRGQRRARSRSPEQRRTRARTTRSRSPLTLDRLPRHVPTSPAPQAPAEGSSRTRQHVLSRQSTAEYEAQSAGTGSDTGSGNVPEPGTTPPQEGEAAGGEGAAGRRPPTIMLDLQVRRVRPGEYRQRDSIANRTRSRSQNSNNTFLYESERGGFRRTFSRSERAGVRTYVSTIRIPIRRISDAGLGEATSMALQTMIRQIMTGFGELSYFMDSDSDSSDSNRGGGNPTGAADLAEALNTPDGGVASMAEGVEPPVSVSGHSIGGAGEARTEEREGEDGMGLGLSPGIGLGVGGTPREGRARPRAPISLEEPGSLPFLRLAHFFLLNDEDEEQPRGLTKEQIDNLSTRNFGESDALKTCSVCITEYAEGNKLRKLPCSHEYHVHCIDRWLSENSTCPICRRAVLVSANRESVV from the exons ATGGAGGGCTCCGACAGTTCTGAGCCAGGCGCCAGTGACCAACCAGAGGCCCAGCGCAGGCGGCAACGGGACCGGCTAGACCGGGAGGAGGCCTTCTACCAGTTTGTCAACAACCTGAGTGAGGCAGACTACCGGCTGATGAGAGACAACAACCTGCTAGGTACCCCAG GTGAGATCACAGCAGAGGAGTTGTTGAGTCGGCTGCAGCAGATTAAGGATGGACCAGAGCAGCAGCAGCCTAGCATCAACACCAGTGAGACTGGAGAAGCTACAGGAG AACTGGCAGAAGGTCCAGAGGACCCGTCTAACGGCGACACCCTCTTGGATTGGCTGAACACCGTCAGGCGGACAGGCAACACCACCCGCAGTGGTCACCGAGGCAACCAGTCATGGCGGGCGGTGAGCCGGACCAACCCAAACAGCGGAGACTTCCGGTTCAGTCTGGAGATCAACGTTAACCGTAACCTGGCCGAGCAGCAGGCCCGCGCCGAGGGGGAGGCCGAGGCGCAGGAGGAGGCCCCAACTAGAGCACCTGGCAATGGGGTGGAGGTCCAGCCGGAGGCGGAGGTGCCcatggagacaggagaggtgCTGGAGGAACCAGTTGTGGAGGAGATGGCTGTCATAGTGGAACCAGAAGCGGAGATGGAGCCAGTGGCTGATGTAGAAGCTGAGCCAGTGGCTGACGTAGAAGCTGAGCCAGTGGCTGACATAGAAGCTGAGCCAGTGGCTGACGTAGAAGCTGAGCCAGTGGCTGATGTAGAAGCTGAGCCAGTGGCTGACGTAGAAGCTGAGCCAGTGGCTGACGTAGAAGCTGAGCCAGTGGCTGACGTAGAAGCTGAGCCAGTGGCTGAAGTAGAAGCAGAGGCTGAAGTAGAAGCTGAGCTAGAGGCTGAAGTAGAAGCTGAGCTAGAGGCTGAAGTAGAAGCTGAGCTAGAGGCTGAAGTAGAAGCTGAGCTAGAGGCTGAAGTAGAAGCTGAGCTAGAGGCTGAAGTAGAAGCTGAGCCAGAGGCTGAAGTAGAAGCTGAGCCAGAGGCTGAAGTAGAAGCTGAGCCAGAGGCTGAAGTAGAAGCTGAGCCAGAGGCTGAAGTAGAAGCTGAGCCAGAG GCTGAAGTAGAAGCTGATCCAGAGGCAGAACTAGAAGCAGAGATGGTCCCAGagttagtagtagaggtagtccCACAGCTGCCCAGCCCTGTCACCACCACCCCTCCTGTCTCCAGACCAGCCAGTCCCCTGGTGCAGGCCCCTCCAGCCGCCCCTGCCCCTCCTAGCCCGCCCCCTGAGGAGCCTCCGCGACGGGGCCAGAGACGAGCCCGCAGCCGTAGCCCTGAGCAGCGCCGGACCAGGGCTCGCACCACACGAAGTCGTTCCCCCCTCACCCTGGACCGACTCCCCCGCCACGTCCCCACCAGCCCCGCCCCCCAGGCCCCCGCAGAGGGAAGCTCACGGACTCGACAGCATGTTCTGTCCCGGCAGAGCACCGCAGAGTACGAGGCCCAGTCAGCCGGAACAGGGTCTGACACGGGGTCTGGGAACGTCCCAGAGCCTGGTACCACCCCACCCCAGGAGGGAGAGGCCGCGGGCGGGGAGGGAGCAGCAGGACGACGTCCCCCCACCATCATGCTGGACCTGCAGGTGCGTCGTGTTCGTCCAGGTGAGTACCGCCAGAGGGACAGCATTGCTAACAGAACCCGCTCACGCTCCCAGAACTCCAACAACACCTTCCTGTACGAGAGTGAGAGGGGCGGGTTCCGCAGGACCTTCTCCAGGTCCGAGCGTGCGGGTGTGAGGACGTACGTCAGCACCATCAGGATCCCCATCAGGAGGATCAGTGATGCAGGGTTGGGAGAGGCCACCTCCATGGCTCTGCAGACCATGATACGACAGATCATGACCGGCTTCGGAGAGCTCAGCTACTTCATGGACTCAGACTCTGACTCCTCGGACTCAAACCGTGGCGGTGGTAACCCCACTGGCGCTGCCGACCTGGCCGAGGCGCTCAACACTCCCGACGGGGGAGTAGCCAGCATGGCGGAGGGGGTGGAGCCTCCTGTCTCAGTGAGCGGGCATAGTATTGGAGGAGCCGGGGAGgcaaggacagaggagagggagggggaggacggGATGGGTCTAGGTCTGTCCCCAGGAATAGGTTTAGGGGTGGGGGGCACCCCCAGGGAGGGGCGAGCTCGGCCCCGTGCCCCCATCAGTCTGGAGGAACCGGGGTCACTACCCTTCCTCCGCCTTGCTCACTTCTTCCTCCTGAATGATGAGGATGAGGAACAGCCCAGAGGACTCACCAAGGAGCAGATCGACAACCTCTCCACCAGGAACTTTGGGGAGAGTGATGCTCTGAAGACCTGCAGTGTGTGTATCACAGAGTATGCTGAGGGGAACAAGTTGAGGAAGTTGCCCTGTTCTCATGAGTACCATGTTCACTGTATCGACCGCTGGCTGTCTGAGAACTCCACCTGTCCTATCTGCCGCAGGGCCGTGTTGGTGTCTGCTAACCGGGAGAGTGTGGTCTAA
- the LOC118380499 gene encoding E3 ubiquitin-protein ligase RLIM isoform X4 → MEGSDSSEPGASDQPEAQRRRQRDRLDREEAFYQFVNNLSEADYRLMRDNNLLGTPGEITAEELLSRLQQIKDGPEQQQPSINTSETGEATGELAEGPEDPSNGDTLLDWLNTVRRTGNTTRSGHRGNQSWRAVSRTNPNSGDFRFSLEINVNRNLAEQQARAEGEAEAQEEAPTRAPGNGVEVQPEAEVPMETGEVLEEPVVEEMAVIVEPEAEMEPVADVEAEPVADVEAEPVADIEAEPVADVEAEPVADVEAEPVADVEAEPVADVEAEPVADVEAEPVAEVEAEAEVEAELEAEVEAELEAEVEAELEAEVEAELEAEVEAEAEPEAEVEAEPEAEVEAEPEAEVEAEPEAEVEAEPEAEVEAEAEAEPEAEVEADPEAELEAEMVPELVVEVVPQLPSPVTTTPPVSRPASPLVQAPPAAPAPPSPPPEEPPRRGQRRARSRSPEQRRTRARTTRSRSPLTLDRLPRHVPTSPAPQAPAEGSSRTRQHVLSRQSTAEYEAQSAGTGSDTGSGNVPEPGTTPPQEGEAAGGEGAAGRRPPTIMLDLQVRRVRPGEYRQRDSIANRTRSRSQNSNNTFLYESERGGFRRTFSRSERAGVRTYVSTIRIPIRRISDAGLGEATSMALQTMIRQIMTGFGELSYFMDSDSDSSDSNRGGGNPTGAADLAEALNTPDGGVASMAEGVEPPVSVSGHSIGGAGEARTEEREGEDGMGLGLSPGIGLGVGGTPREGRARPRAPISLEEPGSLPFLRLAHFFLLNDEDEEQPRGLTKEQIDNLSTRNFGESDALKTCSVCITEYAEGNKLRKLPCSHEYHVHCIDRWLSENSTCPICRRAVLVSANRESVV, encoded by the exons ATGGAGGGCTCCGACAGTTCTGAGCCAGGCGCCAGTGACCAACCAGAGGCCCAGCGCAGGCGGCAACGGGACCGGCTAGACCGGGAGGAGGCCTTCTACCAGTTTGTCAACAACCTGAGTGAGGCAGACTACCGGCTGATGAGAGACAACAACCTGCTAGGTACCCCAG GTGAGATCACAGCAGAGGAGTTGTTGAGTCGGCTGCAGCAGATTAAGGATGGACCAGAGCAGCAGCAGCCTAGCATCAACACCAGTGAGACTGGAGAAGCTACAGGAG AACTGGCAGAAGGTCCAGAGGACCCGTCTAACGGCGACACCCTCTTGGATTGGCTGAACACCGTCAGGCGGACAGGCAACACCACCCGCAGTGGTCACCGAGGCAACCAGTCATGGCGGGCGGTGAGCCGGACCAACCCAAACAGCGGAGACTTCCGGTTCAGTCTGGAGATCAACGTTAACCGTAACCTGGCCGAGCAGCAGGCCCGCGCCGAGGGGGAGGCCGAGGCGCAGGAGGAGGCCCCAACTAGAGCACCTGGCAATGGGGTGGAGGTCCAGCCGGAGGCGGAGGTGCCcatggagacaggagaggtgCTGGAGGAACCAGTTGTGGAGGAGATGGCTGTCATAGTGGAACCAGAAGCGGAGATGGAGCCAGTGGCTGATGTAGAAGCTGAGCCAGTGGCTGACGTAGAAGCTGAGCCAGTGGCTGACATAGAAGCTGAGCCAGTGGCTGACGTAGAAGCTGAGCCAGTGGCTGATGTAGAAGCTGAGCCAGTGGCTGACGTAGAAGCTGAGCCAGTGGCTGACGTAGAAGCTGAGCCAGTGGCTGACGTAGAAGCTGAGCCAGTGGCTGAAGTAGAAGCAGAGGCTGAAGTAGAAGCTGAGCTAGAGGCTGAAGTAGAAGCTGAGCTAGAGGCTGAAGTAGAAGCTGAGCTAGAGGCTGAAGTAGAAGCTGAGCTAGAGGCTGAAGTAGAAGC AGAAGCTGAGCCAGAGGCTGAAGTAGAAGCTGAGCCAGAGGCTGAAGTAGAAGCTGAGCCAGAGGCTGAAGTAGAAGCTGAGCCAGAGGCTGAAGTAGAAGCTGAGCCAGAGGCTGAAgtagaagcagaagcagaagctgAGCCAGAGGCTGAAGTAGAAGCTGATCCAGAGGCAGAACTAGAAGCAGAGATGGTCCCAGagttagtagtagaggtagtccCACAGCTGCCCAGCCCTGTCACCACCACCCCTCCTGTCTCCAGACCAGCCAGTCCCCTGGTGCAGGCCCCTCCAGCCGCCCCTGCCCCTCCTAGCCCGCCCCCTGAGGAGCCTCCGCGACGGGGCCAGAGACGAGCCCGCAGCCGTAGCCCTGAGCAGCGCCGGACCAGGGCTCGCACCACACGAAGTCGTTCCCCCCTCACCCTGGACCGACTCCCCCGCCACGTCCCCACCAGCCCCGCCCCCCAGGCCCCCGCAGAGGGAAGCTCACGGACTCGACAGCATGTTCTGTCCCGGCAGAGCACCGCAGAGTACGAGGCCCAGTCAGCCGGAACAGGGTCTGACACGGGGTCTGGGAACGTCCCAGAGCCTGGTACCACCCCACCCCAGGAGGGAGAGGCCGCGGGCGGGGAGGGAGCAGCAGGACGACGTCCCCCCACCATCATGCTGGACCTGCAGGTGCGTCGTGTTCGTCCAGGTGAGTACCGCCAGAGGGACAGCATTGCTAACAGAACCCGCTCACGCTCCCAGAACTCCAACAACACCTTCCTGTACGAGAGTGAGAGGGGCGGGTTCCGCAGGACCTTCTCCAGGTCCGAGCGTGCGGGTGTGAGGACGTACGTCAGCACCATCAGGATCCCCATCAGGAGGATCAGTGATGCAGGGTTGGGAGAGGCCACCTCCATGGCTCTGCAGACCATGATACGACAGATCATGACCGGCTTCGGAGAGCTCAGCTACTTCATGGACTCAGACTCTGACTCCTCGGACTCAAACCGTGGCGGTGGTAACCCCACTGGCGCTGCCGACCTGGCCGAGGCGCTCAACACTCCCGACGGGGGAGTAGCCAGCATGGCGGAGGGGGTGGAGCCTCCTGTCTCAGTGAGCGGGCATAGTATTGGAGGAGCCGGGGAGgcaaggacagaggagagggagggggaggacggGATGGGTCTAGGTCTGTCCCCAGGAATAGGTTTAGGGGTGGGGGGCACCCCCAGGGAGGGGCGAGCTCGGCCCCGTGCCCCCATCAGTCTGGAGGAACCGGGGTCACTACCCTTCCTCCGCCTTGCTCACTTCTTCCTCCTGAATGATGAGGATGAGGAACAGCCCAGAGGACTCACCAAGGAGCAGATCGACAACCTCTCCACCAGGAACTTTGGGGAGAGTGATGCTCTGAAGACCTGCAGTGTGTGTATCACAGAGTATGCTGAGGGGAACAAGTTGAGGAAGTTGCCCTGTTCTCATGAGTACCATGTTCACTGTATCGACCGCTGGCTGTCTGAGAACTCCACCTGTCCTATCTGCCGCAGGGCCGTGTTGGTGTCTGCTAACCGGGAGAGTGTGGTCTAA
- the LOC118380499 gene encoding E3 ubiquitin-protein ligase RLIM isoform X11, whose translation MEGSDSSEPGASDQPEAQRRRQRDRLDREEAFYQFVNNLSEADYRLMRDNNLLGTPGEITAEELLSRLQQIKDGPEQQQPSINTSETGEATGELAEGPEDPSNGDTLLDWLNTVRRTGNTTRSGHRGNQSWRAVSRTNPNSGDFRFSLEINVNRNLAEQQARAEGEAEAQEEAPTRAPGNGVEVQPEAEVPMETGEVLEEPVVEEMAVIVEPEAEMEPVADVEAEPVADVEAEPVADIEAEPVADVEAEPVADVEAEPVADVEAEPVADVEAEPVADVEAEPVAEVEAEAEVEAELEAEVEAELEAEVEAEAEPEAEVEAEPEAEVEAEPEAEVEAEPEAEVEAEPEAEVEAEAEAEPEAEVEADPEAELEAEMVPELVVEVVPQLPSPVTTTPPVSRPASPLVQAPPAAPAPPSPPPEEPPRRGQRRARSRSPEQRRTRARTTRSRSPLTLDRLPRHVPTSPAPQAPAEGSSRTRQHVLSRQSTAEYEAQSAGTGSDTGSGNVPEPGTTPPQEGEAAGGEGAAGRRPPTIMLDLQVRRVRPGEYRQRDSIANRTRSRSQNSNNTFLYESERGGFRRTFSRSERAGVRTYVSTIRIPIRRISDAGLGEATSMALQTMIRQIMTGFGELSYFMDSDSDSSDSNRGGGNPTGAADLAEALNTPDGGVASMAEGVEPPVSVSGHSIGGAGEARTEEREGEDGMGLGLSPGIGLGVGGTPREGRARPRAPISLEEPGSLPFLRLAHFFLLNDEDEEQPRGLTKEQIDNLSTRNFGESDALKTCSVCITEYAEGNKLRKLPCSHEYHVHCIDRWLSENSTCPICRRAVLVSANRESVV comes from the exons ATGGAGGGCTCCGACAGTTCTGAGCCAGGCGCCAGTGACCAACCAGAGGCCCAGCGCAGGCGGCAACGGGACCGGCTAGACCGGGAGGAGGCCTTCTACCAGTTTGTCAACAACCTGAGTGAGGCAGACTACCGGCTGATGAGAGACAACAACCTGCTAGGTACCCCAG GTGAGATCACAGCAGAGGAGTTGTTGAGTCGGCTGCAGCAGATTAAGGATGGACCAGAGCAGCAGCAGCCTAGCATCAACACCAGTGAGACTGGAGAAGCTACAGGAG AACTGGCAGAAGGTCCAGAGGACCCGTCTAACGGCGACACCCTCTTGGATTGGCTGAACACCGTCAGGCGGACAGGCAACACCACCCGCAGTGGTCACCGAGGCAACCAGTCATGGCGGGCGGTGAGCCGGACCAACCCAAACAGCGGAGACTTCCGGTTCAGTCTGGAGATCAACGTTAACCGTAACCTGGCCGAGCAGCAGGCCCGCGCCGAGGGGGAGGCCGAGGCGCAGGAGGAGGCCCCAACTAGAGCACCTGGCAATGGGGTGGAGGTCCAGCCGGAGGCGGAGGTGCCcatggagacaggagaggtgCTGGAGGAACCAGTTGTGGAGGAGATGGCTGTCATAGTGGAACCAGAAGCGGAGATGGAGCCAGTGGCTGATGTAGAAGCTGAGCCAGTGGCTGACGTAGAAGCTGAGCCAGTGGCTGACATAGAAGCTGAGCCAGTGGCTGACGTAGAAGCTGAGCCAGTGGCTGATGTAGAAGCTGAGCCAGTGGCTGACGTAGAAGCTGAGCCAGTGGCTGACGTAGAAGCTGAGCCAGTGGCTGACGTAGAAGCTGAGCCAGTGGCTGAAGTAGAAGCAGAGGCTGAAGTAGAAGCTGAGCTAGAGGCTGAAGTAGAAGCTGAGCTAGAGGCTGAAGTAGAAGC AGAAGCTGAGCCAGAGGCTGAAGTAGAAGCTGAGCCAGAGGCTGAAGTAGAAGCTGAGCCAGAGGCTGAAGTAGAAGCTGAGCCAGAGGCTGAAGTAGAAGCTGAGCCAGAGGCTGAAgtagaagcagaagcagaagctgAGCCAGAGGCTGAAGTAGAAGCTGATCCAGAGGCAGAACTAGAAGCAGAGATGGTCCCAGagttagtagtagaggtagtccCACAGCTGCCCAGCCCTGTCACCACCACCCCTCCTGTCTCCAGACCAGCCAGTCCCCTGGTGCAGGCCCCTCCAGCCGCCCCTGCCCCTCCTAGCCCGCCCCCTGAGGAGCCTCCGCGACGGGGCCAGAGACGAGCCCGCAGCCGTAGCCCTGAGCAGCGCCGGACCAGGGCTCGCACCACACGAAGTCGTTCCCCCCTCACCCTGGACCGACTCCCCCGCCACGTCCCCACCAGCCCCGCCCCCCAGGCCCCCGCAGAGGGAAGCTCACGGACTCGACAGCATGTTCTGTCCCGGCAGAGCACCGCAGAGTACGAGGCCCAGTCAGCCGGAACAGGGTCTGACACGGGGTCTGGGAACGTCCCAGAGCCTGGTACCACCCCACCCCAGGAGGGAGAGGCCGCGGGCGGGGAGGGAGCAGCAGGACGACGTCCCCCCACCATCATGCTGGACCTGCAGGTGCGTCGTGTTCGTCCAGGTGAGTACCGCCAGAGGGACAGCATTGCTAACAGAACCCGCTCACGCTCCCAGAACTCCAACAACACCTTCCTGTACGAGAGTGAGAGGGGCGGGTTCCGCAGGACCTTCTCCAGGTCCGAGCGTGCGGGTGTGAGGACGTACGTCAGCACCATCAGGATCCCCATCAGGAGGATCAGTGATGCAGGGTTGGGAGAGGCCACCTCCATGGCTCTGCAGACCATGATACGACAGATCATGACCGGCTTCGGAGAGCTCAGCTACTTCATGGACTCAGACTCTGACTCCTCGGACTCAAACCGTGGCGGTGGTAACCCCACTGGCGCTGCCGACCTGGCCGAGGCGCTCAACACTCCCGACGGGGGAGTAGCCAGCATGGCGGAGGGGGTGGAGCCTCCTGTCTCAGTGAGCGGGCATAGTATTGGAGGAGCCGGGGAGgcaaggacagaggagagggagggggaggacggGATGGGTCTAGGTCTGTCCCCAGGAATAGGTTTAGGGGTGGGGGGCACCCCCAGGGAGGGGCGAGCTCGGCCCCGTGCCCCCATCAGTCTGGAGGAACCGGGGTCACTACCCTTCCTCCGCCTTGCTCACTTCTTCCTCCTGAATGATGAGGATGAGGAACAGCCCAGAGGACTCACCAAGGAGCAGATCGACAACCTCTCCACCAGGAACTTTGGGGAGAGTGATGCTCTGAAGACCTGCAGTGTGTGTATCACAGAGTATGCTGAGGGGAACAAGTTGAGGAAGTTGCCCTGTTCTCATGAGTACCATGTTCACTGTATCGACCGCTGGCTGTCTGAGAACTCCACCTGTCCTATCTGCCGCAGGGCCGTGTTGGTGTCTGCTAACCGGGAGAGTGTGGTCTAA
- the LOC118380499 gene encoding E3 ubiquitin-protein ligase RLIM isoform X7, whose product MEGSDSSEPGASDQPEAQRRRQRDRLDREEAFYQFVNNLSEADYRLMRDNNLLGTPGEITAEELLSRLQQIKDGPEQQQPSINTSETGEATGELAEGPEDPSNGDTLLDWLNTVRRTGNTTRSGHRGNQSWRAVSRTNPNSGDFRFSLEINVNRNLAEQQARAEGEAEAQEEAPTRAPGNGVEVQPEAEVPMETGEVLEEPVVEEMAVIVEPEAEMEPVADVEAEPVADVEAEPVADIEAEPVADVEAEPVADVEAEPVADVEAEPVADVEAEPVADVEAEPVAEVEAEAEVEAELEAEVEAELEAEVEAELEAEVEAEAEPEAEVEAEPEAEVEAEPEAEVEAEPEAEVEAEPEAEVEAEAEAEPEAEVEADPEAELEAEMVPELVVEVVPQLPSPVTTTPPVSRPASPLVQAPPAAPAPPSPPPEEPPRRGQRRARSRSPEQRRTRARTTRSRSPLTLDRLPRHVPTSPAPQAPAEGSSRTRQHVLSRQSTAEYEAQSAGTGSDTGSGNVPEPGTTPPQEGEAAGGEGAAGRRPPTIMLDLQVRRVRPGEYRQRDSIANRTRSRSQNSNNTFLYESERGGFRRTFSRSERAGVRTYVSTIRIPIRRISDAGLGEATSMALQTMIRQIMTGFGELSYFMDSDSDSSDSNRGGGNPTGAADLAEALNTPDGGVASMAEGVEPPVSVSGHSIGGAGEARTEEREGEDGMGLGLSPGIGLGVGGTPREGRARPRAPISLEEPGSLPFLRLAHFFLLNDEDEEQPRGLTKEQIDNLSTRNFGESDALKTCSVCITEYAEGNKLRKLPCSHEYHVHCIDRWLSENSTCPICRRAVLVSANRESVV is encoded by the exons ATGGAGGGCTCCGACAGTTCTGAGCCAGGCGCCAGTGACCAACCAGAGGCCCAGCGCAGGCGGCAACGGGACCGGCTAGACCGGGAGGAGGCCTTCTACCAGTTTGTCAACAACCTGAGTGAGGCAGACTACCGGCTGATGAGAGACAACAACCTGCTAGGTACCCCAG GTGAGATCACAGCAGAGGAGTTGTTGAGTCGGCTGCAGCAGATTAAGGATGGACCAGAGCAGCAGCAGCCTAGCATCAACACCAGTGAGACTGGAGAAGCTACAGGAG AACTGGCAGAAGGTCCAGAGGACCCGTCTAACGGCGACACCCTCTTGGATTGGCTGAACACCGTCAGGCGGACAGGCAACACCACCCGCAGTGGTCACCGAGGCAACCAGTCATGGCGGGCGGTGAGCCGGACCAACCCAAACAGCGGAGACTTCCGGTTCAGTCTGGAGATCAACGTTAACCGTAACCTGGCCGAGCAGCAGGCCCGCGCCGAGGGGGAGGCCGAGGCGCAGGAGGAGGCCCCAACTAGAGCACCTGGCAATGGGGTGGAGGTCCAGCCGGAGGCGGAGGTGCCcatggagacaggagaggtgCTGGAGGAACCAGTTGTGGAGGAGATGGCTGTCATAGTGGAACCAGAAGCGGAGATGGAGCCAGTGGCTGATGTAGAAGCTGAGCCAGTGGCTGACGTAGAAGCTGAGCCAGTGGCTGACATAGAAGCTGAGCCAGTGGCTGACGTAGAAGCTGAGCCAGTGGCTGATGTAGAAGCTGAGCCAGTGGCTGACGTAGAAGCTGAGCCAGTGGCTGACGTAGAAGCTGAGCCAGTGGCTGACGTAGAAGCTGAGCCAGTGGCTGAAGTAGAAGCAGAGGCTGAAGTAGAAGCTGAGCTAGAGGCTGAAGTAGAAGCTGAGCTAGAGGCTGAAGTAGAAGCTGAGCTAGAGGCTGAAGTAGAAGC AGAAGCTGAGCCAGAGGCTGAAGTAGAAGCTGAGCCAGAGGCTGAAGTAGAAGCTGAGCCAGAGGCTGAAGTAGAAGCTGAGCCAGAGGCTGAAGTAGAAGCTGAGCCAGAGGCTGAAgtagaagcagaagcagaagctgAGCCAGAGGCTGAAGTAGAAGCTGATCCAGAGGCAGAACTAGAAGCAGAGATGGTCCCAGagttagtagtagaggtagtccCACAGCTGCCCAGCCCTGTCACCACCACCCCTCCTGTCTCCAGACCAGCCAGTCCCCTGGTGCAGGCCCCTCCAGCCGCCCCTGCCCCTCCTAGCCCGCCCCCTGAGGAGCCTCCGCGACGGGGCCAGAGACGAGCCCGCAGCCGTAGCCCTGAGCAGCGCCGGACCAGGGCTCGCACCACACGAAGTCGTTCCCCCCTCACCCTGGACCGACTCCCCCGCCACGTCCCCACCAGCCCCGCCCCCCAGGCCCCCGCAGAGGGAAGCTCACGGACTCGACAGCATGTTCTGTCCCGGCAGAGCACCGCAGAGTACGAGGCCCAGTCAGCCGGAACAGGGTCTGACACGGGGTCTGGGAACGTCCCAGAGCCTGGTACCACCCCACCCCAGGAGGGAGAGGCCGCGGGCGGGGAGGGAGCAGCAGGACGACGTCCCCCCACCATCATGCTGGACCTGCAGGTGCGTCGTGTTCGTCCAGGTGAGTACCGCCAGAGGGACAGCATTGCTAACAGAACCCGCTCACGCTCCCAGAACTCCAACAACACCTTCCTGTACGAGAGTGAGAGGGGCGGGTTCCGCAGGACCTTCTCCAGGTCCGAGCGTGCGGGTGTGAGGACGTACGTCAGCACCATCAGGATCCCCATCAGGAGGATCAGTGATGCAGGGTTGGGAGAGGCCACCTCCATGGCTCTGCAGACCATGATACGACAGATCATGACCGGCTTCGGAGAGCTCAGCTACTTCATGGACTCAGACTCTGACTCCTCGGACTCAAACCGTGGCGGTGGTAACCCCACTGGCGCTGCCGACCTGGCCGAGGCGCTCAACACTCCCGACGGGGGAGTAGCCAGCATGGCGGAGGGGGTGGAGCCTCCTGTCTCAGTGAGCGGGCATAGTATTGGAGGAGCCGGGGAGgcaaggacagaggagagggagggggaggacggGATGGGTCTAGGTCTGTCCCCAGGAATAGGTTTAGGGGTGGGGGGCACCCCCAGGGAGGGGCGAGCTCGGCCCCGTGCCCCCATCAGTCTGGAGGAACCGGGGTCACTACCCTTCCTCCGCCTTGCTCACTTCTTCCTCCTGAATGATGAGGATGAGGAACAGCCCAGAGGACTCACCAAGGAGCAGATCGACAACCTCTCCACCAGGAACTTTGGGGAGAGTGATGCTCTGAAGACCTGCAGTGTGTGTATCACAGAGTATGCTGAGGGGAACAAGTTGAGGAAGTTGCCCTGTTCTCATGAGTACCATGTTCACTGTATCGACCGCTGGCTGTCTGAGAACTCCACCTGTCCTATCTGCCGCAGGGCCGTGTTGGTGTCTGCTAACCGGGAGAGTGTGGTCTAA